In the genome of Streptomyces sp. 846.5, the window AGCCGCGCCGGTAGGCGGCAGGCAATGCGACGAATTCGGCCACGGAGAAATCCCGCCGGGCCACTCCTCTTTCTGACCTGGGTCGGGGCCGGCCTCGTGGTCTGGCAGTGGTGGCGGGACACCCCTGCGGTCATGCAGACAAGCTCCGACTGGCTGCAGGGCGCGGGCCGGATCACCGGACTCCTGGCCGGGTACCTGATCGCGCTGGTGGTCCTGCAGATGGCCCGGGTCCCGGCACTGGAGCGCCGCGTCGGCTCCGACCGCGTCGCCCGCTGGCACGCGATGACCGGCCGCTACTCGCTCTCGCTGCTGGCCGCGCACATCGTGCTGATCCTGCTGGGCTACGCGGCGGAAGCGCACACCGGGGTCATCAAGCAGACCCTGGACGTGGTGCTGCACGACCCCGACATGCTCAAGGCGACCTTCGGCACCACGGCGCTGGTCCTGGTCGGCGTCGTCTCGGCGGGGGCCCTGCGCCGCAGGATGCGCTACGAGACCTGGTACTACCTGCATCTGCTCACCTACGTGGGGGTCTACCTCACCTTCTGGCACCAGCTGAGCAACGGCTCCGACTTCGCCGCGAGCCCGGTGGCCCGCTCGGCCTGGTACGTGCTCTACGGCTCGGCCGCGGCGCTGCTGGTGTGGTACCGGCTGCTGGTGCCACTGCGGCTGAACCTCCGGCACCGGATGCGGGTCGAGCGGACCGTGGAGGAGGCGCCCGGTGTGGTCTCCGTGCTGATCAGCGGAAAGCGGCTGCACCGCCTGGGCGCGGAGTCCGGACAGTTCTTCCGCTGGCGCTTCCTCACCGGCGGCCTGCGGTGGAGCGCCAACCCCTACTCGCTGTCCGCCCCGCCCCGCCCGGAC includes:
- a CDS encoding ferredoxin reductase family protein encodes the protein MTTIQNSRAGRRQAMRRIRPRRNPAGPLLFLTWVGAGLVVWQWWRDTPAVMQTSSDWLQGAGRITGLLAGYLIALVVLQMARVPALERRVGSDRVARWHAMTGRYSLSLLAAHIVLILLGYAAEAHTGVIKQTLDVVLHDPDMLKATFGTTALVLVGVVSAGALRRRMRYETWYYLHLLTYVGVYLTFWHQLSNGSDFAASPVARSAWYVLYGSAAALLVWYRLLVPLRLNLRHRMRVERTVEEAPGVVSVLISGKRLHRLGAESGQFFRWRFLTGGLRWSANPYSLSAPPRPDLVRITVKAVGGHSSALAGLRPGTRVWAEGPYGAMTAARRSRGKVLLLAGGVGITPMRSLFETLPAAPGDLTLLYRARAREDLAFWDELTGIASERGARLVHAVNGPGGARPEITPETLRAMLPDVALHDVYLCGPPGLAEEMYSALRGAGVPDRRIHHESFQF